Genomic window (Subtercola endophyticus):
GATCACCGCGAGCAGCCCGAGGTTGAGAAACAGCAGCGGCCGGTCGACTCGAGCGAACAGCCCGATCAGGTAGTGGTGGTTGATCCACATCAGCCCGATGGTCACGAAGCTCACCGCATACGACACATACGACGGCCAGAGGTCGAAGAGTGCGCGGAACAGGTCGCCTTTCTCGCCGACATGCGGCACGGCGATCTCGAGAATGAGCAAGGTGGTCGCGATGGCGAAGACGCCGTCGCTGAAGGCCTCGACTCGGCTCGTCGAAACTGCGCCTAAGGGTTGCGTCGCGGGCGCCCCCGTTGTGTTGTCGTCTGTCACAGGCCGATTGAATCACACGTCTGGCTCGCTTCGCCGTCAGCGCAGCGCGGATGATCGGCCACCGTCGGCTCCGGGAAACCCCTCGGGTAGAATCGGTGGGCAGGAAATCACACGCACCATCACGGTAGGGAGATCAGTCATGGTTGATGTACGACGGGTCAAGCTACCGGGGGTCGGGGTGCTGCACACCTTTGTCACCGACGACGGGGGCAAGATCGGCGTCATCGCCCATCGTTCGGGTCACAACGACCTCATCACGTTCGCCGACGAAGAAGACGGCGCCGAAGGCACCAAAGTATCGCTGCGGTTGAGCGAAGACGAGGCGCGCACCCTCGCCGAGTTGCTCGGCGGCACCCAGATCACCGAGTCGCTGACGGCACTCGACCAGATTCCGGGGCTCAGCATCGACTGGTTCACGGTCGACTACGAAGACCACATTGCCGGGCTCGAGCTCGGCGATCCGGCCGACCGCGGAGTCGTCGGGGTGACCGTGGTGGCCGTGGTGCGCGGTGAGTCCGCCAATCCGGCCCCGGCCAGCGACTTCAAGGTCTTTCCCGGTGACACTCTCGTGGTCGCCGGCAGCCCCGA
Coding sequences:
- a CDS encoding TrkA C-terminal domain-containing protein — protein: MVDVRRVKLPGVGVLHTFVTDDGGKIGVIAHRSGHNDLITFADEEDGAEGTKVSLRLSEDEARTLAELLGGTQITESLTALDQIPGLSIDWFTVDYEDHIAGLELGDPADRGVVGVTVVAVVRGESANPAPASDFKVFPGDTLVVAGSPEKVAKVFNFFRTGQYKTKSAVDAPPGG